From the genome of Eucalyptus grandis isolate ANBG69807.140 chromosome 2, ASM1654582v1, whole genome shotgun sequence, one region includes:
- the LOC104421702 gene encoding 40S ribosomal protein S7, with protein sequence MYTSRRKIHKDKDVEPTEFEESVAQSFFDLENTNSELKSDLKDLYINSAVEIDVSGSKKAVVIHVPYRLRKAFRKIHVRLVRELEKKLSGKDVILIATRRITRPPKKGSAAQRPRSRTLTAVHDAMLEDIVLPAEIVGKRVRYRLDGSKVMKVLLDPKERNSTEYKLETFSSVYRKLAGKEVVFEYPITEA encoded by the exons ATGTACACGTCAAGGAGGAAGATCCACAAGGACAAGGATGTTGAACCCACTGAGTTTGAGGAGTCTGTTGCTCAG TCCTTCTTTGACTTGGAAAACACCAACTCGGAGCTGAAAAGTGATTTGAAGGACCTTTACATAAACTCAGCAGT TGAAATTGATGTTTCTGGGAGCAAAAAGGCTGTTGTTATTCATGTTCCATATAGATTGAGAAAAGCTTTCCGCAAGATTCATGTTAGGCTTGTGCGAGAGCTTGAGAAGAAACTTAGTGGGAAG GATGTGATCTTGATTGCTACCCGCAGGATTACAAGACCCCCAAAGAAAGGTTCTGCAGCTCAACGCCCTCGCAGCCGCACACTCACAGCGGTGCATGATGCCATGCTTGAGGACATTGTATTGCCTGCTGAGATTGTTGGAAAGCGCGTTAGGTACCGTCTTGATGGCTCCAAAGTTATGAAG GTTTTGTTGGACCCAAAAGAACGGAACAGCACAGAGTACAAGCTGGAGACATTTTCATCTGTCTACAGGAAACTTGCTGGGAAAGAAGTTGTGTTTGAGTACCCAATTACGGAGGCATAG